From Microbacterium sp. CGR2:
CCTGGAGAACTCCTGGCATGCGCGCGGCTACTACGGCAGCGTGAGCCACAACGTGAAGGCGATCTATCAGCGATACATGGGCTGGTTCGACGGCAACCCCGCCCGCCTCTGGCCGCACCCGCCCAAGGCGCTCGCTGAGCGGTACGTCGCCCTTGCCGGCGGCATCGACCGCATCGTCGAAGCAGCACAGCTCGCTTACGACGAGGGCGACTTCCGCTGGGCTGCGACCCTCCTCGACCATGCGATCTTCACGGAACCGGAGAACACATCCGTGAGAGAGCTCTATGCGGCAACACTCGAGCAGCTCGCCTACGGCTCAGAGAACGGCACCTGGCGGAACTTCTACATGTCGGGTGCGACAGAACTCCGCACCGGCAACTTCGGGACACCGACGACCACGAACGCCCCCGAGATCGTCGCCCAGCTCACTGTGGAGCAGCTGTTCGACTCCGTCGCGATCTCGGTCGACGGTCCGCGAGCGTGGGATCTCGACGTGTCGCTCGACTTCACTTTGACCGATGAAGGCCGGAACTTCCGAGTCACGCTCCGCAACGGCGTGCTCGTCTACATCGAGAAGGAAGCCGACGCTGAGACCGCGCAGGCATCGTTCTCACTGACGAAGCCTCGGCTGCTCGCACTGGTCGCCGGAGACGCTGACAGCCCCGGCGTGGAGATCACCGGCGATACCTCGGCATTCGGCACGCTCTCCTCGGTGCTCACCGCGGGGGATCCGGCGTTCGACATCGTCACGCCCTGATCAGAAGAAGGGACACGATCACACGCGGACGCCGTCGCGCAGCCCTTCGATCAGCTTCTCGCCGATGCCGGGAACCGCGAGGAGGTCGTCCACCGACTGGAAGCGGCCGTTCTCCTCACGCCAGGCGATGATCCGCTCCGCGAGCGCCGGTCCGATCCGCGGCAGCTTCTCCAATGCCGCCTGGTCGGCCGTATTGAGGTCGATCCGGTCGTCACCCGGCGGCGCCGCGCCTGGTTCGGCCACCGCGCCGACGACGGGCACGACGATCTGTTCGCCGTCGGTGAGAACCCGTGCGAGGTTGATGGCCGCCAGATCGGCATCCGCCGCCGTTCCCCCGGCGGCAGCCACCGCATCGACGACGCGAGCATCGAGGTCGAGCACATACAGGCCGGGCCGCCCCACAGCGCCCAGAACATGCACGTAGAGTTCGCCGGCCGAGTCGGAATCGTTGGCGCCACCGGCATCATCGACCTGCCCGGAGTCCGTCAACGGCACGGTCTCGCTCGGAGCTGCTTGGCCGCGCATGAGACCGAGCCCCACCGCAACCGACAGCACGACGAGCGCGAGCACCACGGCAGCTCCGATGCTCAGACGCAAACGGGGCCGCGAGGTGGGAGGTGACTGCTCTGGAGCCATCCCGCCACGCTAAGTTCCCGCGATCGCCTCGACAGCGTCAGCCACCAGCGACAGTGGAGAACCGGACGGCCCCGCGTCCGGTGGAGAAGCGCTCGACTCAGCCCTTGACCACGAAGCTGACGATCTTCGGCGCACGCACGACGACCTTGACGATCTCGCGATCACCGATCGAACGGATCACGCGCTCGTCAGCGCGAGCAAGCGCCTCGAGCTCCGCTTCACCGATCCGGGCCGAGACCTCGAGCTGCGCGCGAACCTTACCGCCGACCTGCACGACCGCGGTGATCGAGTCCTCGACGAGCAGTGCCGGGTCAGCGGAACGCCACGTCACCAAGCCCACCGAAGGCTCGTGACCGAGGATCTCCCACATCTCCTCCGCCGTGTGCGGCGCGATCAGGTCGAGCGTCACGGCGATCGTCTCCGCCGCTTCACGCACCGCGGGATCTGCCGCTCCGGCCGCCCCGTCGATCGTCTTACGGGTGACGTTGACAAGCTCCATCAACCGCGCGACGAGAACGTTGAACTTCGTGTGCTCGACGAGTGCCGGCGCCTCGGCCAGCAGCTTGTGAGTGGCACGGCGCAGCGCCGCGTCGCCGCTCGCGAACACCACGTCGACAGGGCTCGCGACCTCGCCGGCGACCCGCAACGCACGCGCGAGGAACTTCTGCGCGCCCGTCGTGGAGACGTCGGCCCAGTCCTTGTCATCTTCCACCGGGCCCGCGAACGCGAGCGCGACACGCAGAGCATCCGCTCCGTACGCGTCGAGCTCCTCCTCGAACAGGACGAGGTTGCCCTTGCTCTTGGACATCTTCGCACCGTCGAGAAGGACCATGCCCTGGTTGATCAGGTTCGAGAACGGCTCCGTGAAGTCGATCAACCCCATGTCGAACAGCACTTTGGTGATGAAGCGCGCGTACAGCAGGTGGA
This genomic window contains:
- a CDS encoding ComEA family DNA-binding protein; the protein is MAPEQSPPTSRPRLRLSIGAAVVLALVVLSVAVGLGLMRGQAAPSETVPLTDSGQVDDAGGANDSDSAGELYVHVLGAVGRPGLYVLDLDARVVDAVAAAGGTAADADLAAINLARVLTDGEQIVVPVVGAVAEPGAAPPGDDRIDLNTADQAALEKLPRIGPALAERIIAWREENGRFQSVDDLLAVPGIGEKLIEGLRDGVRV